In the genome of Syntrophomonadaceae bacterium, one region contains:
- a CDS encoding ferredoxin:thioredoxin reductase has product MQKTNRKEFIRTWFAAVVDKLGYKFTPDVEMAEFLLEQIVLLEQRFGSPYCPCQALTGNRADDMKIVCPCIPYHRRHFDYMKQCWCGLYVHKDIVDPSMLRQIPAAEVPAVKLKSQA; this is encoded by the coding sequence ATGCAAAAAACCAACCGTAAAGAGTTTATCCGCACCTGGTTTGCCGCCGTGGTGGATAAACTTGGTTACAAGTTTACACCTGATGTTGAAATGGCTGAGTTCCTCCTGGAACAGATTGTGCTACTGGAACAGAGGTTCGGCAGCCCCTACTGCCCCTGTCAGGCCCTGACCGGGAACAGGGCAGACGACATGAAAATCGTCTGTCCGTGCATCCCCTATCACCGCAGGCATTTCGACTATATGAAGCAATGCTGGTGCGGGCTTTATGTTCATAAAGACATTGTTGACCCGTCTATGTTGCGCCAGATTCCGGCTGCAGAAGTGCCTGCAGTTAAATTAAAAAGCCAAGCCTAA
- a CDS encoding glutaredoxin family protein — protein sequence MKAFLYALSTCFHCQRTKKWLNEHQIAYDYVDVDLAEEEEKKRLIQEVQTMTGSTQFPVLKVGKQHTVGFNEERIRKLLG from the coding sequence ATGAAAGCATTCTTGTATGCTTTAAGCACCTGTTTCCATTGTCAGCGCACAAAAAAATGGCTGAATGAACACCAGATCGCTTACGATTATGTTGATGTAGACCTTGCCGAAGAAGAAGAAAAAAAACGCTTAATCCAGGAAGTCCAAACGATGACCGGCTCGACGCAATTTCCGGTGTTAAAAGTCGGCAAACAGCACACGGTCGGCTTTAACGAGGAACGCATCCGGAAGTTGTTGGGGTAG